Proteins from a genomic interval of Zonotrichia leucophrys gambelii isolate GWCS_2022_RI chromosome 5, RI_Zleu_2.0, whole genome shotgun sequence:
- the TNFAIP2 gene encoding tumor necrosis factor alpha-induced protein 2 has protein sequence MMKMLPFFQSPFGIRSGSEGCIDANRPFENTSPSAEQVPACPEPSADEIWSRDQEKMRERPEAACRASRASSITSNESCISAGDSPEKGNKGIKGMLKSAFKIVKKTKPPSVKQVMDLLGEQKLCDAIQHLFALEKSLSTKSEEGLNTSQQDIESVYEVLKHKVFSTLKDSVLLAKTNPDLLQQAVEALKEQEKEDQNYMSENPPDQNMQFRPRKWKELWMATVKESVEARMKDTSRTPRAENLSAVGQNLLHMGKTMKEDLTVVAKYINKLYPPEFNVFSIYAELYHNYFASQAKKNAESHLEDKDIYLLLSWVHNFYPKDMRKDHALAMELDKVKLGSLLPSSLSKELENKYLDSEEVTVKNSLSRCLDKEIQRWKEDKEPEKLNGHFQSELLGIFVIQSMYSSQKRAEDISKAVGEELSRRLLKELPAFLRSYREAFEDFKEKSKKHTYYKPILIANINNCWNFRDYTEKYVAEKEDSRADILSTLADIENSGFDVLLQQLFAQLKPMYKKFTENKWDSSSEIMNEIIKTTSKHISDFKTLKDPFYHAIVEKIHARLVKEYIVRLLKRKVSLKSPAQQQTLAQHISKNAADLEAFCTSNGSQATWLNSALPKLAEIIRLQDLGAIKIEVATLATTYPDIRKRHLEAFLHIKANLSRSELKSILGYLADSTASTQARAPLFSSINVS, from the exons atgatgaaaatgtTACCTTTTTTCCAAAGTCCTTTTGGAATACGCAGTGGATCAGAGGGTTGCATTGATGCAAACAGGCCATTTGAAAACACTTCACCATCAGCTGAGCAagtccctgcctgtcctgaaCCTTCTGCAGATGAGATCTGGTCCAGGGACCAGGAGAAGATGAGAGAAAGGCCAgaggcagcctgcagagcttCACGTGCCTCTTCCATCACGAGCAATGAGAGCTGCATCTCTGCCGGGGACAGCCCTGAGAAGGGGAACAAAGGAATAAAGGGAATGCTTAAAAGTGCATTTAAAATAGTCAAAAAGACCAAGCCACCCAGTG TCAAACAAGTCATGGATCTCCTTGGAGAGCAGAAGCTTTGTGATGCCATTCAACATCTGTTTGCCCTGGAGAAGAGCCTCTCTACCAAAAGTGAGGAGGGACTGAACACCAGTCAGCAAGACATCGAGTCTGTCTATGAAGTTCTGAAGCACAAAGTCTTCAGCACCTTGAaggattctgtgctgcttgcaaaaacaaacccagaccTGCTACAGCAGGCAGTGGAGGCTCTGAAAGAACAGGAGAAAGAAGATCAGAACTACATGTCAGAGAATCCACCTGACCAAAATATGCAATTTAGAcctagaaaatggaaagagcTCTGGATGGCTACAGTAAAGGAGTCAGTAGAGGCTCGAATGAAAGACACAAGCCGTACTCCTAGAGCTGAGAACCTCTCTGCAGTTGGCCAGAACCTCCTGCACATGGGAAAGACAATGAAAGAAGATTTGACAGTGGTTGCCAAGTATATTAATAAGCTTTATCCTCCTGAGTTTAATGTGTTCAGCATATATGCAGAACTCTACCACAATTATTTTGCCTCCcaggcaaagaaaaatgctgagtCTCATCTGGAAGACAAGGATATTTATCTTCTTCTCTCATGGGTGCACAACTTTTATCCAAA agacatgagaaaagatcATGCTTTAGCCATGGAGTTGGATAAAGTTAAGCTTGGAAGCCTTTTGCCTTCAAGTCTGAGCAAAGAGCTTGAAAATAAATACCTTGACAGTGAAGAG GTTACTGTCAAAAATTCACTGAGCAGATGTTTAGATAAAGAAATCCAAAGATGGAAAGAAGACAAGGAACCAGAGAAGCTAAATGGACATTTTCAGAGTGAACTGCTAGGAATATTTGTTATTCAG AGTATGTAcagcagccagaagcgggctgAGGACATCAGCAAGGCCGTGGGTGAGGAGCTGTCCCGCCggctgctgaaggagctgccAGCCTTCCTGAGGAG CTACAGGGAGGCCTTTGAAGACTTcaaggagaaaagcaagaagCACACATACTACAAGCCTATACTGATTGCAAATATTAACAACTGCTGGAATTTTAG agacTACACGGAGAAATACGTGGCAGAAAAGGAGGACAGTAGAGCTGATATCCTCAGCACTCTCGCTGATATTGAAAACAGTGGATTTGATGTGCTGCTTCAACAGCTCTTTGCCCAGCTGAAG cCAATGTACAAGAAGTTTACAGAGAATAAGTGGGATTCCAGCAGTGAAATTATGAATGAGATCATTAAAACCACCAGCAAACATATTTCAGACTTCAAGACCTTAAAGGACCCGTTTTACCAT GCTATTGTTGAGAAGATCCACGCCCGTTTGGTTAAAGAGTACATTGTGAGGCTGCTGAAGAGGAAGGTCAGCCTGAaatctccagcacagcagcaaactCTGGCCCAACACATCTCCAAGAATGCTGCTGACCTGGAAGCCTTCTGCACCAGCAAT gGATCTCAAGCCACCTGGCTGAATTCAGCACTCCCCAAACTGGCTGAAATAATCCGACTTCAGGATTTGGGTGCTATTAAAATTGAAGTTGCAACACTCGCCACAACGTACCCAGACATCCG CAAAAGGCACCTGGAAGCGTTCCTGCACATCAAAGCCAATCTGTCACGCAGTGAACTCAAGAGCATCCTGGGCTACTTGGCAGACAGCACAGCGTCCACACAGGCCAGGGCCCCACTCTTCTCCAGCATCAACGTGTCCTAG